One part of the Terrimicrobium sacchariphilum genome encodes these proteins:
- a CDS encoding uracil-DNA glycosylase family protein yields the protein MSTQALLDRHLRALSRCDRCPAMHKPVVVGRPSLSRILLVGQAPGVKEPVLGRPFAWTAGKTLFRWIEGALGWDEETARERIYFAAVCRCFPGKNPKGGDRVPDETEMENCSGWLEREFDILQPSLVLPVGKLAISRFHSFSSLAEIVGRVVPIDYRGHRTEMIPLPHPSGASTWHRMEPGKTLLAKSLALLSEHPATR from the coding sequence ATGAGCACCCAGGCCCTCCTCGATCGTCACCTCCGCGCCCTCAGTCGCTGCGACAGATGCCCGGCCATGCACAAGCCGGTCGTCGTCGGCCGACCGTCTCTTTCCAGGATCCTGCTGGTGGGCCAGGCGCCCGGCGTCAAGGAACCGGTGCTGGGACGCCCCTTTGCCTGGACGGCCGGGAAGACGCTGTTTCGCTGGATCGAGGGCGCCCTGGGGTGGGATGAGGAGACGGCGCGTGAGCGCATATACTTTGCCGCCGTCTGTCGGTGCTTTCCGGGCAAGAACCCCAAGGGCGGAGATCGCGTGCCGGACGAGACCGAGATGGAAAACTGCTCGGGCTGGCTGGAGCGGGAATTCGACATCCTCCAGCCATCGCTCGTGCTGCCTGTGGGCAAGCTGGCGATTTCACGCTTCCATTCCTTCTCCTCCCTGGCCGAAATCGTCGGGCGGGTCGTACCGATCGACTATCGCGGGCATCGCACGGAAATGATCCCGCTGCCGCATCCCTCCGGCGCCTCCACATGGCACCGGATGGAACCCGGCAAGACCCTGCTGGCGAAATCCCTGGCGCTTCTGTCGGAGCACCCTGCGACCCGCTAG
- a CDS encoding DUF4112 domain-containing protein yields MEAKPIETEVLPPESKNADPDLARLLAWILDDLFTIPGTKFRVGLDPIIGLIPGLGDSSSTAIASLLLVQALRAGVPKVVITRMAVNILINAGIGAIPGVGDVFSAWYKSNRKNYQLLQRHAGTSRKNTVGDWIFLGAIIAIVIGTGLVITFMALYIVTSFIGWMFRA; encoded by the coding sequence ATGGAAGCCAAGCCGATCGAGACCGAAGTGCTCCCACCGGAGTCAAAGAATGCAGATCCCGACCTGGCGCGGCTGCTGGCCTGGATACTCGACGATCTCTTTACGATCCCGGGCACAAAGTTTCGCGTCGGGCTCGATCCGATTATCGGCCTCATTCCGGGGCTGGGAGACTCCTCGTCGACCGCCATCGCCTCCCTGCTGCTGGTACAGGCCCTGCGGGCCGGAGTGCCCAAGGTGGTCATCACACGCATGGCTGTGAACATCCTGATCAATGCCGGGATAGGCGCCATCCCGGGTGTCGGCGATGTCTTCTCGGCATGGTACAAATCGAATCGCAAAAACTACCAACTCCTCCAGCGTCACGCAGGGACCTCGCGCAAAAACACGGTGGGCGACTGGATTTTCCTCGGCGCGATCATTGCCATCGTGATCGGCACCGGCCTCGTGATCACTTTCATGGCCCTTTACATCGTAACGAGCTTCATTGGCTGGATGTTCCGCGCATGA
- a CDS encoding L,D-transpeptidase family protein: MKPVLLPLAVCAAFALAGCAGTSSTSRPTAAQLSSTSYETLYLGANGQVVSKTTQAGKRQEQGYWKGTGMTGAPSIVIDLSAQEAYFYKGGQLAGMSPVSTGREGYNTPTGNFHIIQKNPNHVSNLYGNFVDDSGKVVEANISSRDRAPAGAHFEGAPMPYFMRVTGAVGMHQGFLPGVPDSHGCIRMPKEMAQIFFENAPLGTPVRISH; this comes from the coding sequence GTGAAACCTGTTTTGCTCCCCTTGGCTGTTTGTGCGGCATTCGCTCTGGCCGGATGCGCCGGCACGTCGTCCACCTCGCGTCCGACCGCCGCTCAGCTTTCCTCCACCAGCTATGAAACGCTGTACCTCGGGGCAAATGGACAGGTTGTTTCCAAGACCACCCAGGCCGGGAAACGGCAGGAGCAGGGATATTGGAAAGGCACGGGCATGACAGGAGCACCTTCCATCGTGATCGATCTCTCCGCCCAGGAGGCCTATTTTTACAAGGGCGGGCAGCTGGCTGGCATGTCGCCCGTATCCACCGGACGCGAAGGTTACAACACCCCGACAGGCAACTTTCACATCATCCAGAAAAACCCGAACCATGTTTCAAACCTCTACGGCAACTTCGTAGACGATTCGGGCAAGGTCGTGGAGGCAAACATCAGCTCACGCGATCGCGCTCCCGCCGGGGCGCATTTCGAGGGCGCCCCGATGCCCTATTTTATGCGCGTCACCGGAGCGGTGGGCATGCATCAGGGCTTTCTCCCGGGCGTGCCGGATAGCCACGGGTGCATCCGCATGCCGAAGGAAATGGCCCAGATATTCTTTGAAAATGCTCCGCTCGGCACCCCGGTGCGGATTTCACACTAG
- a CDS encoding polysaccharide deacetylase family protein, whose protein sequence is MKRLITAAILPIAFFCSCQSARTQNQSQTPAPQPQVVVVPTDELSREPSVGPATNASAAPAPQASPAQELRGDSSDMQMALPPPATQSTAATGPRISYNSCNVNGPYIAMTFDDGPSPELTPKLLDILKARGIKATFFVVGQNAAQYPDILKRMVAEGHEIGNHSWSHPALTKLGADGVKKQIESTNAAIEQATGQKVTVMRPPYGATSQILNRRYADQYGMKVILWSVDPLDWKYRNSARVSSQIIQGAHPGAIILSHDIHATTVAAMPETFDALLAKGYKFVTVSELIAMDQPTQLVKREEAKQQSAPAATSQGTR, encoded by the coding sequence ATGAAACGCCTTATCACCGCTGCAATCCTGCCGATTGCTTTCTTCTGCTCGTGCCAGTCGGCACGGACACAAAACCAGTCTCAAACGCCTGCTCCCCAGCCGCAAGTCGTCGTCGTGCCGACGGATGAACTTTCCCGTGAGCCGTCCGTGGGACCGGCAACCAACGCCAGCGCGGCCCCAGCTCCTCAAGCCTCTCCCGCCCAGGAGTTGCGTGGCGACTCCAGCGACATGCAGATGGCTCTTCCGCCTCCGGCCACACAGTCGACGGCGGCGACTGGCCCCAGGATCAGCTACAACTCCTGCAACGTGAACGGCCCGTACATCGCGATGACGTTCGATGACGGTCCCAGCCCGGAGCTCACCCCCAAGCTGCTCGACATCCTCAAGGCTCGCGGCATCAAAGCCACTTTTTTCGTGGTCGGCCAGAATGCCGCCCAATATCCCGACATCCTCAAGCGCATGGTCGCCGAGGGACATGAAATCGGCAATCACAGCTGGAGCCACCCGGCCCTGACCAAGCTCGGAGCCGATGGTGTCAAAAAGCAGATCGAGAGCACAAATGCCGCGATCGAGCAGGCCACCGGACAGAAGGTCACCGTGATGCGCCCGCCTTACGGTGCGACGAGCCAGATCCTAAATCGCCGGTACGCCGACCAGTACGGCATGAAGGTCATCCTGTGGTCAGTCGATCCGCTCGATTGGAAATACCGCAACTCGGCCCGGGTTTCTTCCCAGATCATCCAGGGAGCCCACCCGGGAGCCATCATTCTTTCGCATGACATTCACGCCACGACCGTGGCCGCCATGCCCGAGACCTTCGATGCATTGCTGGCCAAGGGATACAAGTTTGTCACCGTGTCCGAGTTGATCGCGATGGATCAGCCGACACAGCTCGTGAAGCGCGAGGAGGCCAAGCAGCAGAGCGCTCCGGCGGCCACATCCCAGGGAACCCGCTAA
- a CDS encoding LysR family transcriptional regulator, which produces MQIQSFKVFSDLAETSSFSKAAEINGITQSAVSQQVRAIEKRFHVKLIERGRKNFSLTPEGRAFLEASREILGTLEGLGSQISQLQNMVAGELRIATIFSIGLHELPPYLKIFRRDFPDVDVRVEYKRSSEVYTAVLEGRADLGLVAYPSARRGIRATTFWKDRLVLICSPAHPLAGRRRLSLSNLNGEKFIAFEPDLPTRREIDRMLRSAGVKVKLALEFDNIETVKRAVEVENGLSIVPETAVRSEVASGSLQAIEFDGADVWRPLGALTRRSARVSPALREFLDLLENTEIDGFGATPRPRTSAGGQ; this is translated from the coding sequence ATGCAGATTCAATCATTTAAGGTATTTTCCGATCTTGCCGAAACCTCCAGTTTCTCAAAAGCGGCAGAGATCAACGGAATCACCCAGAGCGCGGTGAGCCAGCAGGTGCGGGCAATCGAGAAGAGATTTCATGTCAAACTGATCGAGCGAGGCCGTAAAAATTTCTCGCTGACGCCCGAAGGTCGAGCCTTTCTCGAAGCAAGCCGCGAAATTCTTGGCACGCTCGAGGGTTTGGGAAGCCAGATCAGCCAGCTCCAGAACATGGTCGCCGGAGAGCTGCGCATCGCCACGATTTTCAGTATCGGCCTGCACGAGTTGCCCCCCTACCTGAAGATCTTCCGCCGCGACTTCCCGGATGTCGATGTGCGTGTGGAGTACAAGCGCTCCTCGGAGGTTTATACCGCCGTACTCGAGGGACGCGCCGATCTCGGCCTGGTCGCCTACCCGAGTGCACGCCGGGGAATCCGCGCCACCACCTTCTGGAAGGATCGACTGGTCCTTATTTGCTCGCCCGCCCATCCGCTGGCTGGCCGCCGCCGCCTCTCGCTCTCCAACTTGAACGGGGAGAAATTCATCGCTTTCGAGCCCGACCTGCCGACCCGCCGTGAAATCGACCGGATGCTGCGTTCGGCCGGGGTCAAGGTGAAGCTGGCGCTGGAGTTTGACAATATCGAGACAGTCAAGCGCGCGGTGGAGGTCGAGAACGGTCTCTCCATCGTGCCGGAAACAGCCGTGCGCAGCGAGGTCGCCTCGGGCTCGCTCCAGGCTATTGAGTTCGACGGAGCCGACGTCTGGCGTCCACTGGGTGCGCTCACCCGGCGCTCCGCCCGCGTTTCCCCCGCCTTGCGCGAATTCCTCGACCTGCTGGAAAACACCGAAATCGACGGATTTGGTGCGACGCCGCGCCCCCGCACCAGCGCAGGCGGGCAGTAA
- a CDS encoding YggS family pyridoxal phosphate-dependent enzyme has translation MDIANRLTETLDRINLAAQRGGRDPSEIQLVAVSKTHPPEAVQEAFEAGQRIFGESRVQELLAKAPSLSSAIRWHFIGHLQANKIRKMLPLCELIHGVDSSDLARDIDRIAGELGLFPRILLEVNVSGEGTKFGFKPDALREQIDELLALPRVQVEGLMAIPAPVADPEDVRPAFRLLRELRDEISSTTGTPLPVLSMGMSGDYEIAIEEGATLVRVGTAIFGHRPRLKPEA, from the coding sequence ATGGATATCGCGAATCGTCTTACGGAAACCCTGGATCGTATCAACCTGGCCGCCCAGCGGGGTGGCCGCGACCCTAGTGAAATCCAGCTTGTCGCCGTCTCAAAAACCCATCCGCCCGAGGCGGTGCAGGAAGCCTTTGAAGCAGGCCAGCGAATCTTTGGCGAGAGTCGAGTGCAAGAACTTTTGGCCAAGGCTCCCTCGCTTTCATCCGCGATTCGCTGGCATTTCATTGGCCATCTCCAGGCGAACAAGATACGCAAGATGTTGCCTCTGTGTGAGTTGATTCATGGCGTTGATAGTTCTGACCTCGCTCGTGACATTGATCGCATAGCCGGGGAACTGGGGCTTTTTCCTCGCATCCTTCTGGAGGTGAATGTCTCGGGTGAGGGGACAAAGTTTGGCTTCAAGCCCGATGCGCTTCGCGAGCAGATCGACGAGTTGCTCGCTCTCCCCCGGGTGCAGGTCGAGGGCCTCATGGCCATTCCAGCTCCGGTGGCCGATCCCGAGGACGTGCGCCCGGCTTTTCGGCTCTTGCGCGAGCTGCGCGATGAAATCTCCTCCACTACAGGAACCCCGCTGCCCGTGCTTTCCATGGGAATGAGTGGCGATTATGAGATCGCCATCGAGGAGGGGGCTACGCTTGTGCGGGTGGGGACGGCGATCTTTGGGCATCGACCGAGGCTCAAGCCGGAGGCCTAG
- a CDS encoding LON peptidase substrate-binding domain-containing protein translates to MKLEIELPEVLGVMVLPGVLLFPGSLVPLYIFEPRYRKMLADALATQRVFGIVPHAEAEGGRHGIGGAGLIRACVGNEDGTSHLVLLGISRFHIVDWVRDRGYPAVKPRMLESHYSAPGEVDALQKEITRLCRSLARKGREMPPHFENAVSMSSGPAEFSDLVASTLVGDPSMREHLFHELDASRRLEILADYLAAENLK, encoded by the coding sequence GTGAAACTGGAAATCGAACTTCCCGAGGTGCTGGGCGTGATGGTTTTGCCCGGCGTGCTGCTTTTTCCTGGCTCACTCGTGCCTCTCTATATCTTTGAGCCGCGCTACAGGAAGATGCTGGCCGACGCGCTCGCGACGCAGCGGGTATTCGGCATCGTCCCACACGCTGAGGCGGAGGGTGGCAGGCACGGAATCGGCGGGGCCGGCCTGATCCGCGCCTGCGTCGGCAACGAGGACGGCACCTCTCACCTCGTGCTGCTTGGGATCAGCCGCTTTCACATCGTGGATTGGGTCCGCGACCGGGGGTACCCCGCAGTAAAGCCTCGGATGCTGGAAAGTCATTACTCGGCTCCGGGCGAGGTCGACGCCCTGCAAAAAGAGATCACCCGGCTTTGCCGGTCCCTGGCGCGAAAGGGCCGGGAGATGCCTCCGCATTTTGAAAACGCGGTCTCCATGAGCTCTGGACCCGCGGAATTTAGCGACCTTGTCGCCTCGACCCTCGTCGGAGACCCGTCTATGCGCGAACACCTTTTCCATGAACTGGATGCCTCCCGCAGGCTGGAGATACTGGCCGACTACCTCGCCGCCGAAAACCTGAAGTGA
- a CDS encoding Bax inhibitor-1/YccA family protein translates to MASGNPAFNEKTFQQISRSGGAAMTVTGTISKTAILLLLVILGTTFTWNLSGPLAMPLMFGGMIGGFIVSLVTIFKKEWAPVTAPIYAILQGLFLGGISAAYNAQFHGIVLQAVLLTFGVAAAILGLYQTRVIRVTQRLRSIIFAATAGIAIYYLIAMGMSFFGMQAPMIWDTGWLGIGFSVFVVILAAFNLLLDFDLIEQGVAYGAPRYMEWYCGFGIMVTLVWLYLEILRLLSKLQRR, encoded by the coding sequence ATGGCTTCAGGCAACCCTGCATTCAACGAGAAGACCTTTCAGCAGATCAGCCGCTCCGGCGGCGCCGCCATGACCGTCACGGGAACGATTTCCAAGACGGCCATTCTCCTTCTCCTGGTCATTCTCGGCACCACCTTCACGTGGAATCTCTCTGGTCCCCTGGCCATGCCGCTCATGTTTGGAGGCATGATCGGCGGATTCATCGTCAGCCTCGTCACCATCTTCAAAAAGGAATGGGCTCCCGTGACTGCGCCAATTTACGCGATCCTTCAGGGCTTGTTCCTCGGCGGTATCTCGGCGGCGTATAATGCGCAGTTTCATGGCATTGTCCTGCAGGCGGTGTTGCTCACCTTTGGCGTGGCGGCAGCCATCCTCGGCCTGTACCAGACCCGTGTCATTCGTGTGACGCAGCGACTGCGCTCCATCATCTTCGCCGCTACGGCGGGCATCGCGATTTACTACCTCATCGCCATGGGAATGAGCTTCTTTGGCATGCAGGCGCCCATGATCTGGGATACCGGCTGGCTGGGCATCGGATTCAGCGTCTTTGTCGTGATCCTTGCCGCCTTCAACCTCCTCCTCGACTTTGACCTGATCGAGCAGGGCGTGGCCTACGGCGCTCCCCGCTACATGGAGTGGTATTGCGGTTTTGGCATCATGGTCACCCTCGTGTGGCTGTATCTCGAGATTCTCCGCCTGCTCAGCAAATTGCAGCGGCGCTAA
- the mqnC gene encoding cyclic dehypoxanthinyl futalosine synthase, with the protein MSAVLDGSSVVDKVLDGARIDQDDMRELYRLPLQELGALADFRRRVAKKDAYDGRGNDVVTYIVDRNVNYTNVCNVYCKFCAFYRTEKDADHYVLSREELDQKLDELAAEGGVQVLLQGGHNPSLKIDFYLDMLSHIREKYPQINIHGFSPPEFNHFSEVFQMPLREVVAKFKEAGLGSIPGGGGEILVDRVRNRIAPLKCDSDHWLEVMRIAHQLGMRSSATMMFGHVETLDDRLEHLQRLRDLQDETHGFTAFICWTFQPENTRLKAETVTSAEYLRMQALARIFLDNFDNVQSSWVTQGPKIGQVALKYGANDFGSVMMEENVVSSAGTTFRLNAGDIERLIREAGYEPHRRSTWYSLLN; encoded by the coding sequence ATGTCGGCAGTATTGGATGGCAGTTCGGTGGTGGACAAGGTGCTCGATGGAGCGCGCATCGATCAGGATGACATGCGGGAGCTGTATCGCTTGCCCCTGCAGGAACTCGGCGCACTGGCGGATTTTCGTCGACGCGTAGCCAAGAAGGACGCCTACGATGGCCGCGGCAATGACGTCGTCACCTACATCGTCGACCGCAACGTCAACTACACCAACGTCTGCAACGTCTACTGCAAGTTCTGCGCGTTCTACCGCACGGAGAAAGATGCCGACCACTATGTCCTGAGCCGCGAGGAGCTCGACCAGAAGCTCGATGAACTCGCCGCCGAGGGCGGTGTACAGGTGCTGCTGCAGGGCGGGCACAATCCCAGCCTCAAGATCGACTTCTACCTCGATATGCTCTCCCACATCCGGGAGAAATATCCGCAGATCAACATCCACGGGTTCAGCCCGCCGGAGTTCAATCACTTCTCCGAGGTCTTCCAGATGCCGCTGCGCGAGGTCGTCGCAAAGTTCAAGGAAGCCGGTCTCGGGTCCATTCCCGGCGGCGGTGGTGAAATCCTCGTCGACCGTGTGCGCAACCGCATCGCTCCGCTGAAGTGCGACAGCGATCACTGGCTCGAGGTCATGCGCATCGCGCATCAGCTCGGCATGCGCTCCAGCGCCACCATGATGTTTGGCCACGTCGAGACGCTCGATGATCGCCTTGAGCATCTCCAGCGCCTGCGCGATTTGCAGGATGAGACGCATGGCTTCACGGCCTTTATCTGCTGGACCTTCCAGCCGGAGAATACCCGCCTCAAGGCCGAGACGGTGACCTCTGCGGAGTACCTGCGCATGCAGGCTCTCGCCCGCATCTTTCTCGACAACTTCGACAACGTGCAGAGTTCCTGGGTTACCCAGGGGCCAAAGATCGGCCAGGTTGCGCTCAAGTACGGGGCGAACGATTTCGGCAGCGTGATGATGGAGGAAAATGTGGTGTCCAGCGCGGGCACGACCTTCCGCCTCAACGCCGGCGACATCGAGCGTCTCATTCGCGAGGCGGGCTACGAGCCGCATCGCCGCAGTACCTGGTATTCCCTGCTGAACTAG
- a CDS encoding bile acid:sodium symporter family protein, translated as MARRKSFDWFVPALGLAILLALVLPEPGGKHGPLHAEILNKVGVALIFFLHGANLSFGALKAGAMRWQLHTVVQVCVFVLFPLMGLGLWYLLAGRIPEDLRIGFMFLCALPSTVSSSVALTGIAHGNVAGAIFNATISSIIGIFVTPLWMAGVLHTQGQSLNLGDVILDLVIWLLIPLIIGQVLRPWIGHFVHRHKKVLSLTDRLVILFLVYSSFCDSVLSGVWKGKGPDLIGLALGGGIVMFVLALIVTNFISRALKFSEEDRIAAVFCGSKKSLAAGVPMANILFAGNPGLGLILLPTILYHASQLVICSWLARRWANRPGIDHSQSH; from the coding sequence ATGGCCCGCCGGAAGTCGTTTGACTGGTTCGTTCCCGCTCTCGGGCTGGCGATCCTCCTGGCTTTGGTATTACCTGAGCCTGGGGGCAAGCACGGGCCGTTGCACGCCGAGATCCTGAACAAGGTCGGCGTGGCGCTGATCTTCTTCCTGCATGGAGCCAATCTGTCTTTTGGCGCGTTGAAAGCGGGCGCCATGCGCTGGCAGTTGCACACGGTCGTGCAAGTCTGCGTCTTCGTCCTGTTTCCGCTTATGGGCCTCGGCTTGTGGTATTTGCTTGCCGGTCGCATCCCGGAGGACCTGCGCATCGGGTTCATGTTTCTCTGCGCTCTGCCCTCGACGGTGTCTTCCTCCGTCGCGCTCACCGGCATCGCCCATGGCAACGTGGCGGGCGCGATCTTCAATGCCACCATATCGAGCATCATCGGCATTTTCGTCACGCCTCTGTGGATGGCTGGCGTGCTCCACACCCAGGGGCAGTCGCTCAATCTCGGCGACGTCATTCTCGATCTCGTCATCTGGCTCCTGATCCCGCTGATCATCGGGCAGGTGCTCCGCCCCTGGATCGGGCATTTCGTGCACCGGCACAAAAAGGTGCTCTCCCTCACCGATCGGCTGGTGATTCTTTTCCTCGTCTACAGTTCCTTCTGCGACTCGGTTCTCTCCGGCGTCTGGAAAGGAAAGGGACCCGACCTCATCGGGCTCGCCCTGGGCGGCGGCATCGTGATGTTTGTCCTGGCTCTCATTGTGACCAACTTCATCAGCCGCGCGCTCAAATTCTCCGAGGAGGACCGCATCGCCGCCGTCTTTTGCGGATCGAAGAAGTCTCTCGCAGCCGGCGTGCCGATGGCCAATATCCTCTTTGCCGGCAATCCGGGCCTCGGGCTCATCCTGCTGCCCACCATCCTCTATCACGCCTCGCAGCTGGTTATTTGCTCGTGGCTGGCGCGGCGGTGGGCCAACCGTCCCGGCATCGACCATTCGCAATCGCATTGA
- a CDS encoding HD domain-containing protein yields the protein MSVVLTISALRSQAREGAVAAKVRAQVDDLIRKEDRNAKPFWEVKLRDGGDALALKAWNSSSNFAVCEELERGDTVEVEGEFSIGSYGLDAQRWTMRYLTKDEEKQLFEGDAETRAVNEADFASVTRLVESIREPRLSALCRTFLAEFGPRFRRAAAARNNHHAFRGGLLRHTAQMMISADAISGVYPALNRDLLLAGTLFHDSGKLWEMCPPENGFEVPRELRGELLGHITIGIELVNSLWRKIATEEWKTLHPASEDIRAHLLHLVAAHHGELEYGSPIEPKTPEAIALHYIDNLDARLEMIFTAYKKQPEIAPGVRERVWALNVSPVNALPAWEASGEDTTGA from the coding sequence ATGTCGGTTGTCCTCACCATTTCCGCCCTCCGCTCCCAAGCTCGGGAGGGTGCTGTCGCCGCCAAGGTCCGCGCCCAGGTCGATGACCTCATCCGGAAGGAGGATCGCAACGCCAAGCCCTTCTGGGAGGTAAAGCTCCGCGATGGCGGTGACGCCCTGGCGCTCAAGGCCTGGAACAGTTCGTCCAACTTCGCCGTCTGCGAGGAGCTCGAGCGTGGCGACACGGTCGAGGTGGAGGGGGAGTTTAGCATCGGCTCGTACGGCCTGGATGCCCAACGCTGGACGATGCGATACCTCACCAAGGACGAGGAAAAGCAGCTTTTCGAGGGTGACGCGGAAACGCGTGCGGTGAACGAGGCGGATTTCGCCTCCGTGACGCGCCTGGTCGAGTCCATCCGGGAACCGCGCCTCTCGGCGCTTTGCCGCACATTCCTGGCGGAGTTTGGCCCGCGCTTCCGCCGCGCCGCCGCCGCGCGGAACAACCACCACGCCTTTCGAGGTGGCCTGCTGCGCCATACCGCGCAGATGATGATCTCCGCCGATGCGATCTCCGGGGTTTACCCGGCACTGAATCGCGACCTCCTGCTGGCCGGCACGCTTTTCCACGACTCCGGCAAGCTCTGGGAAATGTGTCCGCCGGAGAATGGATTCGAGGTGCCTCGTGAACTGCGCGGCGAACTCCTCGGCCACATCACCATCGGCATCGAACTGGTCAACAGCCTGTGGCGGAAAATCGCCACGGAGGAGTGGAAGACTCTCCATCCCGCCAGCGAGGACATCCGCGCCCACCTGCTGCACCTTGTGGCGGCCCACCATGGCGAATTGGAATACGGTTCTCCGATCGAGCCCAAGACGCCCGAGGCGATCGCTCTCCACTACATCGACAATCTCGATGCCCGTCTGGAGATGATCTTCACCGCGTACAAAAAGCAGCCGGAAATCGCACCGGGCGTTCGCGAGCGAGTCTGGGCGTTGAATGTTTCGCCCGTGAATGCGCTGCCTGCGTGGGAAGCTTCTGGAGAGGATACCACCGGAGCCTGA
- a CDS encoding P-II family nitrogen regulator: protein MKKIEAIVKPFKLDAIKEALSETGVDGMTACEVKGFGRQKGHTEIYRGSEYTVDFLPKVKLEVVVPDELVDVVVRTIIDTARTGKIGDGKVFVLPLDAVHRIRTGETGEQAVE, encoded by the coding sequence ATGAAAAAAATCGAGGCCATCGTAAAGCCCTTCAAGCTGGATGCCATCAAGGAGGCGTTGTCCGAAACCGGGGTCGATGGCATGACCGCCTGCGAGGTCAAGGGATTCGGCCGGCAGAAAGGCCACACCGAGATTTATCGCGGAAGCGAATATACCGTGGACTTCCTGCCCAAGGTGAAGCTGGAGGTCGTGGTGCCCGATGAACTCGTGGATGTCGTCGTCCGAACCATTATCGACACCGCCCGCACGGGCAAAATCGGCGACGGAAAGGTTTTCGTCCTGCCGCTCGACGCGGTCCACCGGATTCGTACCGGGGAGACTGGCGAGCAGGCTGTGGAATAG